One genomic segment of Arthrobacter sp. Marseille-P9274 includes these proteins:
- the pheS gene encoding phenylalanine--tRNA ligase subunit alpha: MSETTVGTESPQVAAVPHPLDEAAIAAAVERALDAMAAAADLEELKAVRIAHTGEKSPLSLANREIGKLDKAEKAAAGKLVGPARGRLNKALAVRTEELEAARDAQILVEEAVDVTAAPRRRRAGARHPLSVLQDRVSDIFVGMGWEIAEGPEVESEWFNFDALNFKPDHPAREMQDTFFVEPPEAHLLMRTHTSPVQVRSMLERDLPVYVLCPGKVFRTDELDATHTPVFHQFEGLAIDKGLSMADLRGTLEHFARQMFGAEASIRLRPNFFPFTEPSAELDIWHPGAKGGPQWIEWGGCGMVHPNVLRAAGIDPEVYSGFAFGMGIERTLMFRNEVGDMHDMIEGDVRFSEHFGMEI; this comes from the coding sequence ATGTCTGAAACCACCGTGGGGACCGAGTCCCCCCAGGTTGCCGCCGTGCCGCACCCGCTTGATGAAGCAGCCATCGCCGCCGCCGTAGAGCGCGCACTGGATGCCATGGCGGCTGCGGCCGACCTTGAGGAACTCAAGGCCGTGCGGATTGCCCATACCGGGGAGAAGTCGCCGCTGAGCCTGGCCAACCGGGAGATCGGGAAGCTGGACAAGGCGGAAAAAGCCGCCGCCGGCAAGCTGGTCGGACCCGCACGCGGCCGCCTGAACAAGGCGCTCGCCGTCCGGACCGAGGAACTCGAAGCCGCGCGCGACGCCCAGATCCTCGTGGAGGAAGCCGTCGATGTCACGGCGGCCCCCCGCCGTCGTCGTGCCGGTGCCCGGCACCCGCTGTCCGTTCTGCAGGACCGCGTCAGCGACATCTTCGTGGGGATGGGCTGGGAGATCGCCGAAGGCCCCGAGGTGGAGTCCGAGTGGTTCAACTTCGACGCGCTCAACTTCAAGCCTGACCACCCCGCCCGCGAGATGCAGGACACCTTCTTCGTCGAGCCGCCTGAAGCACACCTGCTGATGCGCACGCACACGTCACCGGTCCAGGTGCGTTCCATGCTGGAACGGGACCTGCCGGTCTACGTGCTGTGCCCGGGCAAGGTCTTCAGGACCGATGAGCTCGACGCCACGCACACGCCCGTGTTCCACCAGTTCGAGGGCTTGGCCATCGACAAGGGCCTGTCCATGGCGGACCTGCGCGGCACACTGGAGCACTTCGCCCGGCAGATGTTCGGCGCCGAAGCGTCCATCCGGCTGCGCCCGAACTTCTTCCCGTTCACGGAGCCTTCCGCCGAACTCGACATCTGGCACCCCGGTGCCAAGGGCGGCCCTCAGTGGATCGAGTGGGGAGGCTGCGGCATGGTGCACCCCAACGTGCTGCGCGCCGCGGGCATCGATCCAGAGGTCTACTCCGGCTTCGCCTTCGGAATGGGCATCGAGCGCACGCTCATGTTCCGCAACGAGGTTGGCGACATGCACGACATGATCGAAGGCGACGTCCGATTCAGCGAACACTTCGGGATGGAGATCTAA
- a CDS encoding MFS transporter, whose translation MLSKDDHDPAHSYGRVPIAAAIIALAAGGFGIGTTEFAIMGLLQNVAEGLQISIPQSGQLISAYALGVVVGAPVLAALGARLAHKHMALGLMALFTVGNLSSVLAPDFGSMLVTRFMSGLPHGAYFGVAAVIAASLVAPSKRPRAVAAVMLGLAVANVVGVPIVTWLGQNYGWRLMFVAVGIIGVITLLLVQRFVPFRPAHAEASMRRELRALKRIQVWLALLIGVVGFGGFFAVYSYISPTMTDVAGLPESALPLVVGLYGLGMVAGNILGGRLAERSVMGSIYQVMTAIVCVLALFWVVADVAVLAVAMVFLIGVAGSSLIPGLQTRLMDASPDAQTLAASLNHSALNMANALGAFLGGAVISAGWGYKAPALVGAGLAVLGLAVAVISGLLERKSQASAGPGTDAALSDRKILGSR comes from the coding sequence ATGCTTTCCAAAGACGACCATGACCCCGCGCACAGCTACGGGCGTGTCCCCATCGCGGCAGCCATCATCGCCCTCGCGGCCGGCGGCTTCGGCATCGGGACCACGGAGTTCGCCATCATGGGTCTGCTGCAGAACGTGGCGGAGGGCCTGCAGATCAGCATTCCGCAAAGCGGCCAGCTGATTTCCGCCTACGCCCTGGGTGTCGTCGTCGGCGCCCCGGTACTGGCCGCCCTCGGTGCGCGGCTTGCCCACAAGCACATGGCGCTGGGGCTGATGGCGCTCTTTACGGTCGGAAACCTGTCCTCGGTCCTCGCCCCGGACTTCGGCTCCATGCTGGTGACCAGGTTCATGTCGGGCCTGCCGCACGGCGCCTACTTTGGGGTTGCCGCCGTCATTGCGGCCTCCCTGGTCGCCCCGTCCAAGCGCCCCCGCGCCGTCGCCGCGGTCATGCTGGGCCTCGCCGTGGCCAATGTCGTGGGCGTTCCCATCGTGACCTGGCTTGGACAGAACTACGGCTGGCGCCTGATGTTCGTGGCCGTCGGGATCATCGGCGTCATCACGCTGCTCCTGGTCCAGCGATTCGTGCCGTTCCGGCCCGCGCACGCCGAGGCGAGCATGCGCCGCGAGCTGCGGGCGTTGAAGCGCATCCAGGTGTGGCTTGCCCTGCTGATCGGTGTGGTCGGCTTCGGCGGATTCTTTGCCGTCTACTCCTACATCAGTCCGACCATGACGGACGTCGCAGGCCTGCCCGAATCTGCGCTGCCGCTCGTCGTCGGGCTGTACGGACTCGGCATGGTCGCCGGCAACATCCTAGGCGGACGGCTGGCCGAGCGCTCGGTGATGGGCAGCATCTACCAGGTGATGACAGCCATCGTGTGCGTGCTCGCCCTCTTCTGGGTGGTCGCGGATGTCGCCGTCCTGGCCGTGGCTATGGTGTTCCTGATCGGCGTCGCCGGTTCCAGCCTGATCCCCGGGCTGCAGACCAGGCTCATGGACGCCTCACCGGACGCCCAGACGCTGGCGGCTTCGTTGAACCACTCTGCGCTGAACATGGCCAATGCCCTCGGTGCCTTCCTCGGCGGGGCCGTGATTTCCGCGGGCTGGGGCTACAAGGCGCCCGCCTTGGTCGGGGCGGGCCTGGCTGTCCTCGGCCTGGCCGTGGCGGTTATCTCGGGCCTCCTCGAGCGGAAATCCCAGGCGTCGGCCGGTCCCGGCACGGATGCCGCTTTGTCGGACCGGAAGATACTCGGCTCCAGGTAG
- a CDS encoding (deoxy)nucleoside triphosphate pyrophosphohydrolase, with translation MEPRLKQIVGAAILDSLESPTRLLAARRSAPEQLAGMWEFPGGKVEPGEGCEDGLRREIREELGVDVELGTEVVGPLDQGWPLNDAAAMRVWNARIVDGEPRPLEDHDELRWIQLRPEELTALPWIPADFPIVSAVLEAAQTAHSSLP, from the coding sequence GTGGAACCACGACTGAAGCAGATTGTCGGCGCCGCCATCCTGGATTCGCTGGAGAGCCCCACGCGGCTGCTCGCCGCCCGGCGGAGCGCACCCGAGCAATTGGCCGGCATGTGGGAGTTTCCCGGCGGCAAAGTGGAACCCGGGGAGGGCTGCGAAGACGGCCTTCGCCGCGAGATCCGCGAGGAGCTTGGCGTCGACGTGGAGCTCGGGACGGAAGTCGTCGGCCCGCTCGACCAGGGGTGGCCCCTGAACGATGCGGCCGCCATGCGCGTGTGGAACGCGCGGATCGTTGACGGCGAGCCCCGCCCGCTGGAGGATCACGATGAGCTGCGCTGGATACAACTGCGGCCGGAAGAGCTGACGGCGCTGCCTTGGATTCCGGCGGATTTCCCCATCGTCTCGGCCGTATTGGAGGCCGCGCAAACGGCGCACAGCAGCCTGCCCTGA
- a CDS encoding Rv2578c family radical SAM protein: MRWDGQSLVAEDTSALPGLTRLAGLVRSVQTPEFAGVTFHEIACKSALSRVPAQSGMPFEWTINPTRGCLHQCTYCFARKTHEYLDLDAGRDFDTQIIVKTNVVEVLRRELSRPSWKGEPVALGTNSDPYMRAEGRYRLMPGIIRALADSGTSFSILTKGPLLKRDLPLLQEASASVDVGIGVSLAFADARLQQQVEPGTPTPKARLDLIRAVADAGFECGVMAMPILPWLTDSDEHLDRLFSQLAAAGASGVTTGALHLRPGAREWFLQWLAREYPSLVGRYRDLYNGGSYASKDYRQWLAGKVRKFKLRHGLTDGAAQLRVSATAAARRGAVPPTAEASFEALPVHEPTLF, from the coding sequence ATGCGTTGGGATGGACAGTCATTGGTGGCCGAAGACACATCCGCCCTGCCAGGCCTGACCCGGCTGGCGGGGCTGGTCCGGTCGGTGCAGACACCCGAATTCGCCGGGGTGACGTTCCACGAGATCGCCTGCAAATCGGCGCTCAGCCGGGTTCCGGCCCAGTCTGGCATGCCCTTCGAGTGGACCATCAACCCCACGCGCGGCTGCCTGCATCAGTGCACGTACTGCTTCGCACGGAAGACCCACGAGTACCTGGACCTGGACGCCGGACGGGACTTCGACACGCAGATCATCGTCAAGACGAACGTCGTCGAGGTGCTCCGCAGGGAGCTGTCCCGCCCGTCCTGGAAGGGCGAGCCCGTCGCCCTGGGCACCAATTCGGATCCCTACATGCGCGCTGAAGGCCGTTACCGGCTCATGCCCGGCATCATTCGGGCCCTCGCTGACTCCGGCACATCCTTCTCCATCCTGACCAAGGGCCCCCTGCTCAAGCGCGACCTGCCGCTGCTGCAGGAGGCCTCAGCCAGCGTGGACGTCGGTATCGGTGTCTCGCTGGCTTTCGCGGACGCCCGGCTGCAGCAGCAGGTGGAACCCGGCACACCGACGCCGAAAGCCCGGCTGGACCTCATCCGGGCGGTCGCGGACGCGGGCTTCGAATGCGGCGTGATGGCGATGCCGATCCTGCCGTGGCTGACCGACAGCGACGAGCATCTGGACCGTCTTTTTTCCCAACTGGCGGCGGCCGGCGCCTCCGGGGTGACCACTGGCGCCCTCCATCTGCGGCCGGGTGCGCGGGAGTGGTTCCTCCAATGGCTGGCCCGGGAGTATCCGTCCTTGGTCGGCCGGTACCGCGACCTGTACAACGGCGGCTCCTACGCCTCGAAGGACTACCGCCAGTGGCTGGCTGGGAAAGTCAGGAAATTCAAGCTCCGCCACGGACTCACGGACGGCGCCGCCCAGCTGCGGGTATCAGCGACGGCGGCGGCCCGACGCGGGGCGGTCCCGCCCACGGCGGAGGCTTCCTTCGAGGCACTTCCGGTGCATGAACCCACCCTCTTCTAG